CACTGCCCGTGTAACTGCCCCAGGCGCTCACGCACGCCAACCGTTCGGAAGCCGCACTGGGCATGCAACTTTATACTTGCGGTGTTCTCTACCAGAATGTGGGCCTGCAGCATCCAGATTCCAGCCTGCTCAGAAGCTGGAACCAGCTCCTGCAAAAGCCGCTTGCCTATTCCCTGCCCCATAGAATCAGGGTGTACGTAAACACTGTCCTCGGCCACCCCGCCATACACACACCTCCCCGATACCGGCGAGAGCGCCGCCCAGCCCA
Above is a window of Pontibacter akesuensis DNA encoding:
- a CDS encoding GNAT family N-acetyltransferase, with protein sequence METTTQRSVLVSAMLAEHYPQVKEIYERGMATNNATLETKAPEWAEWDAKHLKSCRFVATVEGRVVGWAALSPVSGRCVYGGVAEDSVYVHPDSMGQGIGKRLLQELVPASEQAGIWMLQAHILVENTASIKLHAQCGFRTVGVRERLGQLHGQWRDTCLMERRSNLVGV